In Luteimonas viscosa, the genomic window GCGGGGCTGGGGATGGGCGTGCCGTCGCCGATGAACTCCACTGCCACCCGGCTGCCGCCGGCGGCATCGCCCTCCGGCGCGGTCGTGGTGATTGGCGGTGCCAGCATCGCGACCAGCACCAACAGCGCATGCACCAGCACGCTGCCGACCGCAGCGAGCCACGGCTGCCAGCGTTCGATGCGGTGTTGCGGCGCGTCGCCTGGCGGGGTCGACGCCAGGCTCATGCCGCCGGAGGAGCGGCGGGGAAACGGGACTTCATGGGGACGGACGGCGTGCGACGCGTGGGGTGCGGCATCGTAACGCGCCGGACGCGGGGAACAGGGGGCAGGCGGGGGCGCGGGTGGGGTTGCCGACAGGTCGCGCGGGACCATGACGGCGCACCTCATGCCACGAGCGGGCGTGGTGGGTCGCGCCGCGGGCGCCTCCCGACCGGCGCTATCCTCTCTTGCTCCAATCCTGTTCGGACACGCGCCTTCGCATGCTGGCCCTGGACGTGATCGTGCGCGTGGCGGCGGCGACGCTGTGGTTGCTGTTGGCGGCGCGCCTGCTGCGCGCGGTGCCGCGCGAACGACTGGTGCGCTGGTTCGTGCCGCTGGCGCTGGCAATGGCGGGCTTCCTCGCGGGCAACACCCCGTTCGCGCAGGCGTCGTTGCCCGGTGTCGCCGGCGACGTGGCGGGCCTGTTGAGCGGCAGCGCGGCGGTGTTCCTGTGGTGGTACTGCCTGGCGCTGTTCGACGACGGCTTCCGCTTCGGCCCGCCGCAGGCGCTGGTGGCGCTGGCGTGGTGGCCGCTGATGCTGCTCGACCGCGGCTGGCTGGGCGACCGGTTCGCGGGGGTCGGCCTGTCGTGGGGGCTGGTCGCGCTGGGCCTGGGCATGTGCGCGCACCTGGTGGCGCGGCTGCTGCGCGATCGCGAGGGCGACCTGGTCGAAGCGCGCCGCCGCGGGCGCCTGTGGGTGGTGGCCGCGCTGCTGGGACTGCTGCTGACCGACCTGCTGGCCGACATCGCGCTGGGGTTCGAATGGAAGCCTGCGGGCTTCACGCTGGCGCAGAACCTGGCCCTGCTGGCGATCGGCTGGCATCTCGCCCGACGCTGGCTGCGCACCGACATCGCCGGACTGACGTATCGAGAGGCGGCGCCGCCGGCCGCGCCGCCGCTGCAGCACGCGACCGGGCCGGCGGCCGCGCCGGCGCCGGCCCCGCCCGCCGCCGACGCGGCGCTGCTGCAACGCCTGTGGCAGCTGATCGAGGTGGAGCGCATCCATCGCGATCCCGCGCTCACCGTCGCCGCCTTCGCCGCGCGCATGGGCGCGCCCGAACCGGAGGTGCGCCGGCTGGTGAACCGGCACCTGGGCTGGCGCCATTTCCGCAGCTTCCTCAACCACCACCGGCTGCAGGACGCCAAGGCCGCACTGGCCGACCCGGCGAGGGCGGACCGCAAGATCCTGGCGATCGCCTTCGATGCCGGCTTCGCCTCGCTGCCTTCGTTCAATCGCGCCTTCCGCGAGGCGGAGGGCATCGCGCCTGGCGAGTACCGCGCCCGCGTGCTGGCGTCGGCCGATTGAAGTCGATTGCATGCGTGAACGGGCACGCCGGATCGGGTTCTGAGCATCGATGACACGGGTTCTGAGCGGTCGCGCGCCGGGGCGGCCGCTATCGTGCCGGGATGACGACCGACGTTGCGACTTCACCCTCGACTTCAGCTTCCCCGTGCCCGGGCGGACCCGTGCACGCGATGCACGCCTGGATCGCGCTCCCCGTGATCGTGGTGTTCCTGTGGCTGGACCATTTCCACCTCGACCTGTTCCGCCAGGTCGCGGGCGGATGGACCGGCACCGGGCGCACCCTGGCGCTGGCGGCGCTGGGCTACCTGCCGCACTGGCTGGTGGTGGTGGGCGTGGCGGCCCTGCTGGCCGGGCCGCGCCGGGCGGCGTGGGCCCTGGGACTGCACCGCCCGCCGGTGCGCGGGTTCGTGCTGGCGCTGGTGCTGACCCTGCCGATGCTGGCCGCCCTGGCCTGGCACGCGCCGCTCACGATCACGGTGGACACGCCGCACGCGCTGCTGCGCCAGGCCGTGTTGCCGGGGTTCGGCGAGGAACTGCTGTATCGCGGCTTCCTGTTCGGCCTGCTGTTCCGTTTCGCCGGCTGGGGCTTCCTGCCCGCGGCCCTTGGCGCGGCGCTGCTGTTCGGCGGCGCCCATCTCTACCAGGGCGGCGATGCGGCCGAGGCGGCGGGCATCTTTGCGCTCACCGCGCTGGGCTCGTTGTGGTTCGCGTGGCTCTACGTGGAGTGGGAGAACGACCTGTGGGTACCGGTCGCGTTCCACGTGCTGATGAACGCGTGGTGGCTGCTGTTCCCGGCGGCCGACAATGCGCTCGGCCCGGGCTGGTTCGTCGCGATCCGGTTGCTGGTGCTGGCGCTGTCGATCGGGGTGACGGTGATCATGGCGCGCCGTCGTGGTGGATTGCGCATTCGGGGCCGCGACTGGCTGTGGGGCGGCGAACGCCTGCGCGCGTGAGCGCGATCAGAAGATCAGCATCAACAGGCCGATCACGACCAGCAGGCCGATCAGGAAGATGACGAACATGGTCTTGCCTACGAACTTGATCATTGCGGACTCCTCGTCGTTGTCGACTCTGGAGTTACGACTCTAGTCGGTGCAGTGGCTATAACCCGTGAAATAGTGT contains:
- a CDS encoding AraC family transcriptional regulator, which gives rise to MLALDVIVRVAAATLWLLLAARLLRAVPRERLVRWFVPLALAMAGFLAGNTPFAQASLPGVAGDVAGLLSGSAAVFLWWYCLALFDDGFRFGPPQALVALAWWPLMLLDRGWLGDRFAGVGLSWGLVALGLGMCAHLVARLLRDREGDLVEARRRGRLWVVAALLGLLLTDLLADIALGFEWKPAGFTLAQNLALLAIGWHLARRWLRTDIAGLTYREAAPPAAPPLQHATGPAAAPAPAPPAADAALLQRLWQLIEVERIHRDPALTVAAFAARMGAPEPEVRRLVNRHLGWRHFRSFLNHHRLQDAKAALADPARADRKILAIAFDAGFASLPSFNRAFREAEGIAPGEYRARVLASAD
- a CDS encoding CPBP family glutamic-type intramembrane protease, which encodes MHAWIALPVIVVFLWLDHFHLDLFRQVAGGWTGTGRTLALAALGYLPHWLVVVGVAALLAGPRRAAWALGLHRPPVRGFVLALVLTLPMLAALAWHAPLTITVDTPHALLRQAVLPGFGEELLYRGFLFGLLFRFAGWGFLPAALGAALLFGGAHLYQGGDAAEAAGIFALTALGSLWFAWLYVEWENDLWVPVAFHVLMNAWWLLFPAADNALGPGWFVAIRLLVLALSIGVTVIMARRRGGLRIRGRDWLWGGERLRA